Proteins found in one Corynebacterium sanguinis genomic segment:
- a CDS encoding MFS transporter, translated as MSSTTPDHATPADVTRAERLDRLPVTPKHRRLLFGSGIGWALDAMDIGLVSFIIAALAVHWDLDRTTTSWIASIGFIGMAIGATLGGLLADKFGRRQVFAATLLIYGIATGASALATSVGVLMVLRFVVGLGLGGELPVASTLVSEFSPRRVRGRMVVLLEAFWAVGWIAAAIIGTFVVARGEDGWRWGLALGAVPAVYAIVVRLGLPESVRFLESRGRHDEAEATVQSFEAQTTPEHYDTAPATAPETVHGGIWGPTLRGRTLSFWIVWFCVSLAYYGAFIWIPSLLVAQGFTLVKSFTFTLIITIAQLPGYAAAAWLIEVWGRRKTLAGFLAGSAVSAVLYGLASAEWQIIAAGCMLSFFNLGAWGALYAIGPELYPTAVRATGTGAGAAFGRIGSIIAPLIVPLLLDFRGPIAVFSVFAAAFAIACVAAFTLPEQRGRALN; from the coding sequence GTGAGTTCAACGACCCCAGACCACGCTACCCCGGCCGACGTGACGCGCGCTGAGCGGCTCGACCGCCTGCCCGTCACGCCAAAGCACCGACGCCTGCTGTTCGGATCCGGCATCGGCTGGGCGCTCGACGCGATGGACATCGGGTTAGTTTCCTTCATCATCGCAGCACTTGCCGTGCACTGGGACCTAGACAGGACCACGACGTCGTGGATCGCGTCCATCGGCTTCATCGGGATGGCCATCGGTGCCACCCTCGGGGGCCTGCTCGCTGACAAGTTTGGGCGTCGCCAAGTTTTCGCCGCAACCCTGCTCATCTACGGCATCGCTACGGGTGCGTCCGCCCTCGCCACATCGGTGGGCGTGCTTATGGTGTTGCGCTTCGTTGTCGGGCTCGGCCTCGGCGGGGAACTGCCCGTGGCCTCGACGCTGGTCAGCGAGTTCTCACCGCGGCGCGTGCGCGGACGCATGGTGGTGTTGCTCGAGGCCTTCTGGGCCGTGGGCTGGATCGCCGCAGCGATCATCGGCACCTTCGTCGTCGCCCGCGGGGAAGACGGCTGGCGCTGGGGCCTCGCCTTGGGCGCGGTCCCCGCGGTCTACGCCATCGTCGTGCGCCTGGGCCTGCCAGAGTCCGTCCGGTTCCTCGAGTCGCGCGGTCGCCACGACGAGGCGGAAGCTACCGTTCAGTCTTTCGAAGCGCAGACCACGCCCGAACACTACGACACCGCGCCCGCCACCGCCCCGGAGACGGTGCACGGTGGGATCTGGGGCCCGACGCTGCGCGGGCGCACCCTGTCGTTCTGGATCGTCTGGTTCTGCGTCTCGCTCGCCTACTACGGCGCGTTCATCTGGATCCCCTCGCTCCTGGTAGCGCAGGGCTTCACCCTAGTGAAATCCTTCACCTTCACGCTGATCATCACCATCGCCCAGCTACCCGGCTACGCTGCCGCTGCCTGGCTGATCGAAGTGTGGGGACGACGCAAAACGCTGGCAGGGTTCCTTGCAGGCTCGGCGGTCTCGGCGGTGCTCTACGGGCTCGCATCAGCCGAGTGGCAGATCATCGCCGCCGGCTGCATGCTATCGTTCTTCAACCTCGGCGCTTGGGGCGCGCTCTACGCCATCGGCCCGGAGCTCTACCCCACGGCGGTACGCGCCACGGGCACCGGCGCAGGCGCCGCCTTCGGGCGCATCGGTTCGATCATTGCCCCCCTGATCGTTCCGCTGCTTTTAGATTTCCGCGGGCCGATCGCGGTGTTCAGCGTGTTCGCGGCGGCGTTTGCGATCGCGTGCGTCGCGGCTTTTACGCTGCCGGAGCAGCGCGGCCGAGCGTTGAACTAG
- a CDS encoding heavy metal translocating P-type ATPase, producing the protein MTAPNLPALEHLQLGVTGMTCTSCSSRVQRKLNKLDGVEATVNYSTETATVDFDPSKADTETLISTIRGAGYDAFAMSAEASSDEVEGASSSDARDDARERSAAQLRFTVIWCAIISLPVMLVSMIPAWQFLNWQWAALAATTLVFFAGGAVFHRNTLINLRHGTTTMDTLITLGTSAAYLWSVWALFIGNAGEPGMTMEMSLLPGEAHSAMDEIYLETVCVVITFLLLGRWFEVRAKGRSSQALRDLLSMGAKEAAVLKDGAEVRIPADQLAVGDRFVVRPGEKIPTDGRVISGRSAVDESMLTGESVPVEVAEGDAVTGATVNTSGRLIVEATRVGSETVLAHIAKLVTDAQAGKAPVERLVDRISRVFIPTVIAIAVISLIVHLVAGRDTVEAFTAAVAVLIIACPCALGLATPTAILVGTGRGAQLGLLIKGPEVLESTRQVDTIVLDKTGTITTGDMGLDRVTAAPGWEEADVLSLAAAVEAGSEHPIARAIVDAASNVPVATSFSNEAGYGVSARIDARTVRVGRPASALGTLDPAFRAAQEAGATAVVVEVDGDIAGIISVRDTVKPSSAAAIAQLRELGLEPHMLTGDNAGAARAVAAEVGIAPGSVTAGVMPEGKVTAVKELQDAGRRVAMVGDGVNDAAALAQADLGLSMGAGADVAIEASDITVMHDSLVAIVDAIRLSRRTLGTIKGNLFWAFAYNVVLIPVAAAGFLNPMLAGIAMAFSSVFVVANSLRLRTFRSVSVK; encoded by the coding sequence ATGACCGCCCCGAATCTCCCAGCCCTCGAGCACCTCCAGCTCGGCGTAACAGGCATGACCTGCACGTCGTGCTCCTCGCGCGTGCAGCGCAAGCTGAACAAGCTCGACGGCGTCGAGGCGACAGTCAACTACTCCACCGAAACCGCCACGGTCGACTTCGACCCCTCCAAGGCCGATACGGAGACGCTGATCAGCACCATCCGCGGCGCAGGCTACGACGCGTTCGCGATGAGCGCCGAGGCGAGCTCCGATGAGGTCGAGGGGGCGTCGTCAAGCGATGCCCGCGATGACGCGCGCGAGCGCTCGGCGGCCCAGCTGCGGTTTACCGTGATTTGGTGCGCGATCATCTCGCTGCCGGTGATGCTCGTCTCCATGATCCCGGCCTGGCAGTTTCTCAACTGGCAGTGGGCGGCGCTTGCCGCGACAACGCTGGTGTTTTTCGCAGGTGGCGCGGTCTTCCACCGCAACACCCTGATCAACCTGCGCCACGGCACGACGACAATGGACACGCTGATCACGCTCGGCACCTCGGCGGCGTACCTGTGGTCGGTGTGGGCGCTTTTCATCGGCAACGCCGGCGAGCCCGGGATGACCATGGAGATGAGCCTGCTTCCGGGCGAGGCGCACTCGGCGATGGACGAGATTTACTTAGAGACCGTCTGCGTTGTCATCACGTTCCTCCTGCTCGGGCGGTGGTTCGAGGTCAGGGCGAAGGGGCGGTCCTCGCAGGCGCTGCGCGACCTTCTGAGCATGGGCGCAAAGGAAGCGGCCGTGCTCAAAGACGGCGCTGAGGTGCGTATCCCCGCCGACCAGCTCGCCGTCGGCGACCGCTTCGTGGTCCGGCCCGGCGAGAAGATTCCCACGGACGGCCGGGTCATTTCCGGGCGCTCGGCCGTGGACGAATCCATGCTCACCGGCGAATCCGTCCCCGTTGAGGTCGCCGAGGGCGACGCCGTCACCGGGGCCACCGTCAACACGTCCGGGCGCCTCATCGTCGAGGCGACCCGCGTCGGCTCGGAGACGGTGCTCGCGCACATCGCCAAGCTTGTCACCGACGCCCAGGCCGGCAAGGCCCCGGTCGAGCGGCTCGTTGATCGCATCTCGCGCGTCTTCATACCCACGGTCATCGCCATCGCCGTGATCTCGCTGATCGTCCACCTCGTTGCCGGCCGCGACACGGTGGAGGCCTTCACCGCCGCGGTGGCCGTGCTCATCATCGCCTGCCCCTGCGCGCTCGGCCTGGCCACGCCCACGGCGATCCTCGTCGGCACCGGCCGCGGTGCTCAGCTGGGCCTGCTGATCAAGGGCCCCGAGGTGTTGGAATCCACCCGCCAGGTGGACACCATCGTGCTGGATAAAACTGGCACGATCACCACCGGCGACATGGGGCTGGACCGCGTCACCGCCGCACCTGGGTGGGAGGAAGCGGATGTGCTCTCGCTCGCCGCGGCGGTGGAGGCGGGCTCCGAGCACCCCATCGCCCGCGCGATTGTCGACGCCGCCAGCAACGTGCCCGTGGCGACGTCGTTTAGCAACGAGGCTGGGTACGGGGTGAGCGCACGTATCGATGCCCGCACCGTGCGCGTAGGACGCCCCGCCAGCGCGCTGGGCACCCTGGATCCGGCGTTTCGCGCCGCGCAAGAAGCGGGGGCAACCGCCGTGGTCGTCGAGGTTGACGGGGACATTGCCGGGATTATCTCGGTGCGCGACACCGTCAAGCCCAGCTCCGCCGCCGCGATCGCGCAGTTGCGCGAGCTCGGCTTAGAGCCGCACATGCTCACCGGTGACAACGCCGGCGCTGCCCGCGCCGTGGCCGCGGAGGTCGGCATCGCCCCCGGCTCCGTGACCGCCGGAGTGATGCCAGAGGGCAAGGTCACCGCCGTCAAGGAGCTCCAAGACGCCGGACGGCGCGTGGCTATGGTGGGCGACGGCGTCAACGACGCGGCGGCGCTCGCACAAGCCGACCTCGGCCTGTCCATGGGCGCCGGGGCCGACGTGGCGATCGAGGCCTCCGACATCACCGTCATGCACGACTCGCTCGTCGCCATCGTCGACGCCATCAGGCTTTCCCGGCGCACACTGGGCACGATCAAGGGCAACCTCTTCTGGGCGTTCGCCTACAACGTGGTGCTCATCCCCGTCGCCGCGGCCGGGTTCCTCAACCCGATGCTCGCTGGAATCGCGATGGCGTTTTCCTCCGTGTTCGTCGTGGCAAACTCGCTGCGCTTGCGCACCTTCCGCTCTGTATCGGTCAAGTAG
- a CDS encoding heavy-metal-associated domain-containing protein — translation MAVRQFNVEGMTCGHCEASVKEEVLEVAGVTGATVDHSTGVLEVTGEGFSAEEISKAVHEAGYSLA, via the coding sequence ATGGCAGTTCGCCAGTTCAACGTAGAGGGAATGACCTGTGGCCACTGCGAGGCCAGCGTTAAGGAAGAAGTGCTTGAGGTCGCCGGCGTCACCGGCGCCACGGTGGATCACTCCACCGGGGTGCTCGAGGTGACGGGCGAGGGTTTTTCTGCGGAGGAGATCTCCAAGGCCGTGCACGAGGCCGGGTATTCGCTGGCCTAG
- the trxA gene encoding thioredoxin has protein sequence MATIDVTEDTFEQTVSAEGTVIVDAWAEWCGPCKAFAPTFEKVSEAHPDATFAKLDTEANPQIAAALEIQAIPTLMAFRDGIMVFRQSGALPPAAFEDLVSQVQALDMDEVRRQIAEQNINQA, from the coding sequence ATGGCAACCATCGACGTCACCGAGGACACTTTCGAGCAGACCGTTTCCGCTGAGGGAACCGTTATCGTCGACGCGTGGGCGGAATGGTGCGGGCCCTGCAAGGCGTTCGCCCCGACCTTCGAGAAGGTCTCCGAGGCGCACCCGGACGCCACCTTTGCCAAGCTGGACACTGAGGCAAACCCGCAGATCGCGGCAGCGCTGGAGATCCAGGCGATCCCCACCCTGATGGCGTTTCGTGACGGCATCATGGTCTTCCGCCAGTCCGGTGCTCTGCCCCCGGCAGCGTTCGAGGACCTTGTCAGCCAGGTGCAGGCTCTTGATATGGACGAGGTCCGCCGCCAGATCGCCGAGCAGAACATCAATCAGGCGTAA
- a CDS encoding PspA/IM30 family protein: MANPFSKGWKYLMQSFDTKIDENADPKVQIQQAVEGAKKQHAELSQHAANIIGNRNQLQMKLERLLKSQEDLQQKARTALQAADKASAEGDAEKAQQYNDTAEVIASQLVSVEQDLEQTKQAHAAAEQAASEAQQKQKESEARLQEQLGQVSQLESQLNQAKMQEQTVSAMDSMNQFGGSDNVPTLDGVRDKIERRYADALGAQELAKGSMTDRVAEIESAGSDIAASSRLAEIRASMGTPEIEAPADEVDADKGDVEKGDEPK; the protein is encoded by the coding sequence ATGGCAAACCCGTTCAGCAAGGGCTGGAAGTACTTGATGCAGTCCTTCGACACCAAGATTGATGAGAACGCGGATCCGAAGGTCCAGATCCAGCAGGCCGTCGAGGGTGCGAAGAAGCAGCACGCGGAGCTGAGCCAGCACGCGGCGAACATTATCGGCAACCGCAACCAGCTGCAGATGAAGCTTGAACGCCTGCTCAAATCTCAGGAGGACCTGCAGCAGAAGGCGCGCACCGCGCTTCAGGCTGCGGACAAGGCATCCGCCGAGGGTGACGCCGAGAAGGCCCAGCAGTACAACGACACCGCGGAGGTCATCGCCTCCCAGCTGGTTTCCGTCGAGCAGGATCTGGAGCAGACGAAGCAGGCCCACGCCGCCGCCGAGCAGGCCGCGTCCGAGGCGCAGCAGAAGCAGAAGGAATCGGAGGCGCGGCTCCAGGAGCAGCTAGGACAGGTTTCGCAGCTTGAGTCGCAGCTGAACCAGGCGAAGATGCAGGAGCAGACCGTCTCCGCCATGGATTCGATGAACCAGTTCGGCGGCAGCGATAACGTGCCGACGCTCGATGGGGTGCGCGACAAGATTGAGCGTCGTTACGCGGACGCGCTCGGCGCCCAGGAGCTGGCGAAGGGCTCCATGACGGATCGCGTCGCGGAAATCGAATCCGCCGGCAGCGACATCGCCGCCTCCAGCCGTCTCGCAGAAATCCGCGCCTCTATGGGCACGCCGGAGATCGAGGCGCCAGCGGACGAAGTTGATGCCGATAAGGGCGACGTCGAAAAGGGCGACGAGCCGAAATAG
- a CDS encoding NYN domain-containing protein: MLERTLVFVDTSYLLASFYNSWEIGARAQLEIDLPEVVATLGGMISHQLHQPVHRQYWYDGIPDSGPHRYQRALRTCDGVQLRTGQLIEWGERRTQKGVDTRLVADLVVNASRQQFTDFVLLSGDADMIPGVEEATGFGVRVHLYGFGWDSMSTALRHSCDSTTILDPREDFADAMQLQVLEGPLPPIIRERPLNDAEPIDGDLGPTVVPGFAPDPLQHDEEMPEEQAKPVEQPVETPATEVEEPTDRSAPDPCDEPSEAEVEATNEANKPGGRRQPDGPSPLDVASSSPKPTPKPSMMAPRRKLRSRYVPLPEEVWTSAGFQTPFEVGQQYATWWYDNAASAEQRDKAHVLSGGGLPPEIDRPLLQFACETLHEYTLSEHQRVNLRDGFHSGIRGVLLSIHRR; encoded by the coding sequence ATGCTTGAACGCACACTCGTGTTCGTCGACACTTCATATTTACTCGCGAGCTTTTACAACTCGTGGGAAATCGGCGCCCGCGCACAGTTAGAAATCGACCTCCCGGAGGTGGTGGCCACCCTCGGTGGCATGATCTCGCACCAGCTCCACCAACCAGTTCACCGCCAATACTGGTACGACGGCATCCCCGATTCGGGCCCGCACCGCTACCAGCGCGCTCTGCGCACATGCGATGGCGTGCAACTGCGGACCGGGCAGCTCATCGAGTGGGGTGAGCGACGTACGCAAAAGGGCGTCGACACGCGCCTCGTCGCAGACCTCGTCGTCAACGCTTCTCGCCAGCAGTTCACGGACTTCGTCCTGCTTTCGGGCGACGCGGACATGATCCCGGGGGTGGAGGAAGCGACGGGCTTCGGTGTCCGCGTGCACCTCTACGGGTTCGGCTGGGATTCGATGTCGACCGCGCTGCGCCATTCCTGCGACTCGACAACCATCCTCGATCCCCGCGAAGATTTCGCGGACGCCATGCAGCTTCAGGTCCTCGAGGGCCCGTTGCCGCCCATCATCCGTGAGCGCCCGCTTAACGACGCCGAGCCGATCGACGGCGACCTCGGCCCCACGGTCGTCCCCGGATTCGCGCCAGACCCCTTGCAACACGACGAGGAGATGCCCGAAGAGCAGGCCAAACCCGTCGAACAGCCGGTGGAGACGCCGGCCACTGAAGTCGAGGAGCCGACCGACCGCTCCGCACCGGACCCTTGCGACGAGCCCTCCGAGGCCGAGGTCGAGGCAACCAACGAGGCCAACAAGCCCGGTGGCCGCAGGCAGCCGGACGGCCCGTCGCCGCTCGACGTCGCGAGCAGCTCGCCGAAACCCACCCCGAAGCCGTCGATGATGGCGCCACGTCGCAAGCTGCGGTCGCGCTACGTCCCGCTCCCTGAGGAGGTGTGGACGTCCGCCGGGTTCCAAACGCCGTTTGAGGTGGGCCAACAGTACGCGACGTGGTGGTACGACAACGCCGCTTCCGCCGAGCAGCGCGACAAAGCCCACGTCCTATCCGGCGGCGGTCTGCCGCCCGAGATCGACCGGCCACTTCTGCAGTTCGCGTGCGAAACCCTGCACGAATACACGCTCAGCGAACACCAGCGCGTCAACCTGCGCGATGGTTTTCACTCCGGAATACGCGGAGTGCTGCTGAGCATTCACCGCCGCTAG
- a CDS encoding GntR family transcriptional regulator, which produces MNLDIEPLYAQVATFIQDLIMEGSVKPGQRAPSTNELATFHEINPATARKGLSLLVDDGVLEKRRGIGMFVTPQAREVILAQRREGFAGDFIAPMIDEALRLGYSAHDLRDLVGRVAASRGMYR; this is translated from the coding sequence GTGAACCTGGATATCGAGCCGCTTTACGCGCAGGTGGCCACCTTCATTCAAGACCTCATCATGGAGGGCTCTGTAAAGCCCGGACAGCGAGCGCCCTCTACCAACGAGCTCGCAACGTTTCACGAAATCAATCCCGCCACCGCGCGAAAAGGCTTGAGCTTGCTTGTCGACGACGGCGTGTTGGAGAAGCGACGGGGCATAGGAATGTTTGTCACTCCGCAGGCTCGGGAGGTGATCCTTGCGCAGCGTCGCGAGGGATTCGCCGGCGATTTCATCGCGCCCATGATTGATGAAGCGCTGCGCCTGGGGTACTCCGCCCACGACTTGAGAGACCTCGTTGGCCGCGTTGCTGCAAGCCGTGGCATGTATCGTTAA